The Candidatus Aramenus sp. CH1 DNA segment TTTGATGGAGGCAAAATAAACGTAACCTACAACGCGCTAGACAGGCACTTAAAGGAAAGGGGGAACAAGGTAGCTCTCATCTGGGAAAACGAGAAGGGAGAGAACAGGTCGGTCTCTTACCTCCAGCTCTACAACGAAGTCAACAAGTTCGCCTACGCATTACAGCAATTAGGCGTCAAGAAGGGCGACAGGGCGGTCATCTACTTGCCATTAATGCCAGAACTGCCCATAGCAATGTTAGCCCTAGCTAGGATAGGGGCAATCCACAGTGTAGTTTTCTCCGGCTTCTCCGTGCAGGCACTTGTGGACAGGATAAACGACGCCAAGGCTAAGTTAGTGATCACCACTACCCACACGCTTAGGAGGGGCAAGAGAGTGGAACTGAAGGGCATAGTTGACCAAGCGGTCGAGCAGACACCCTCCGTAGAAAAGGTCCTGGTGTTAAAGAGAGACGAGGAGCCTAAGGTAAACGAGAAGAGGGACGTCATATACCAAGAGCTTACCAGGAGGATGTCCTACAAGAAGGTCGAACCAGAGGAGACCTCAGCCACAGACCCGCTCTTCATCTTATACACCTCTGGGACTACGGGAAAGCCAAAGGGGATCTTCCACCTCCACGGAGGTTACGGGCTATGGACTTACCTAACTACCAAGTGGGTGTTCGACTTGAGGGACAACGACGTCTTCTTCAACACGGCCGACATAGGGTGGATAACCGGCCATTCCTACATAGTGTATGGCCCGTTACAGAACGGGGCTACTACGCTCATGTACGAGGGAGTTCCGGACTACCCAGCCCCTGACAGGTGGTGGGAACTAGTTGAGAAGTACGGAGTAACAGTCTTCTACACGTCGCCCACGGCAATTAGGACGCTGATGAGGTATGGCGAGGAGTGGGTAAAGAACCACGACCTCTCTAATTTAAGAATCCTCGGTAGCGTCGGAGAGCCGATAAACCCAGAGGCCTGGAGATGGTACTTCAAGAACGTTGGTGGGTCGCAGCTCCCCATAGTCGACACCTGGTGGCAGACGGAAACTGGAGGCATCATGATATCGGCTACCCCTGGACTAGGCAACTACATGTTGAAGCCTAGCGCCAACGGCCTCCCCTTACCGGGAGTTGACGCAGACGTAATAAATGAGGAGGGACTGCCCGCAAGGGCCAGGGAGAAGGGATACATCGTCGTGAAGAGGCCGTGGCCAGGGATGTTGGCAGGGGTGTGGAACGACCCAGACAGGTACATAAAGACGTACTGGTCCAAGTTCCAAGGGCTATACTACCCAGGGGATTACGCGGTGAAGGACGAGGACGGGTTTTTCTACATTCTAGGGAGGGCTGACGAAGTGTTAAAGATAGCAGGGCACAGGATAGGCACTAGGGAGATAGAGGACATCTTGATATCCCACCCCGCAGTCGCGGAGTCTGCAGTGATAGGCGTACCAGACCCGGTAAGAGGAGAAGTAGCCGTAGCTGCAGTAGTCCTGAAACAGGGACATTCCCCAAGCGAACAGCTGAAGAAGGAGCTTGAGGACTACGTGAAGAAGAACCTCGGGGCAATTGTTGTGTTCAAGGGCATATACTTTGTGACGAAGCTTCCCAAGACTAGGTCAGGGAAGATAATGAGGAGGCTAGTTAGGGCAGTGATCTCAGGGCAGACCTTGGGAGATACGTCAACGTTAGAGGATGAGGCTTCAGTGGAAGAGCTGAAAAAGGCAATAGAGGAGTTCGCCAAGGAGATAAGGGAACAGCAGAAGCTCTAAGAGTAGCTAATACTTACCTTGTAAGTCCCTTTTTTAACCAAGTAGTTCATGGCATCGTTCCCCTCTAAGTTGCCACAAGCCACTGACTTCATTTTTCCCTTCTCGAACACAATTTCACACTCGTCAACTTTCACCTTGACTTCGCCCTTGTACTCCTTGCTCTGTTCTATGCCCTCGTTTATCAGCGATGGTAGGTCTTGGAAGACGTACATTTGGGAGCTGCCTGCCAGCTTTTCCGCAAAGTGATTTAAGAAGACCTTCATTGGCGTCCTTGCGAGCCTTTCAAGGGGACCCGTGTAATCCCCCCTGATGACTACGTCTACCTTGCCCTTTGACGAGTAGACCTCCACAGTAAAGGAAAAGGTGGCTTTGGGCCACCTCATTTCTCCCCAGTGTCTAACCCCGTTCAAGTACCTCTCCCTCGTCATTAGGAACTTGAACTTCATGAACACGCGGAACTCGGCGTAGTAATGGAGCTCGTCCACTTGCTCTATCTTCTTCAGGAACATCCACCACTTAATCAAGTTATTAACGTCGAATACCTTGTCGAGTATTTCCTTGGAGTCTACGCCCTCAATTGTTGTAGATACACTCTCGCTAATCACATATAATTCTTTAAATTATAAAATTATAAAAGTTTTTCTTACTTATCTACATTTCTAGCTTTACGCTATGTTTTAGTTTAAAATGTACTAATTAGTTTAAGTTTTCTTAATTTTGTCGAAAGTATTTAACTATGTTTGATATAACGAAATAAGCCTATCATGACTAAAAATATAAACGCGAATTGCAAATGACAGACATGCTGAGGCCGTTAATAGCAATCGACCTAAACTCTAAGATCGATTACTTGAAACTCTACAAGTTTGTCGAGAAACTGTTGAAGAAGTTCAAAGTAGTGGACGCTGTGTTCATAATAGATGACAAGAGCATACTCGAGATAGACAGCAATAAGGTGTTTAAGGTCTCGGACTCCTACTCCCTTGTAGAGGTCGTAAAGGAATTAAGGGGAATATCGGAGCATAAGGGAAACTTGGACTTGAGGAGTCTCGTCACGCTAAAGGAGGAGCTAAAAAGGAGCGTTGTAGTCCTGGTCAGCGATAGAAAGGCGAAGGCCTCTGACAGTCTTTTCTTCGTATTTGACGGACAGAGAATTAGGACGCTTAGCAGTAATTAGGAGACTAGAAGACCAAAATTATTAATTTTGAGTAATTCCCAATAATTTCTGAGTTTTAACTTCTGTTTCACAACAAATCAAAAATTTAGACTCGCTTTGAAATTATTTCGTCGTTCCAGAACACGACAAAGAACGTTATTGCAGAGGCTATAACTGGGATTAACAGTACAAGGAAGGACATTCTAAGCCCTATAACCTCCGAGAGAGCTCCTACAGCTACGGGCACTACGAAGAATAGGATGTTATTGTACGCCAAGAAGTAGGAATTCACGGCGTTCCTCTCTTCAGTCGTAGTTGCCCTAGCTATCATTATTGTAGACATCGGGAAAATGGACCCGTGTGGTATTCCCAGCAGTGCCATGAACGCTATGAATATCATGTAGTTTGGGGAGATCACCATACCAGTGAGACCTACGACCGTTATGATAATTGAGACCAGCAAAGGAAGCCTCAGCGACTCAAACTGCCTAATGGTCATGAACAGTCTAGTGAGGAAAGAAGTAGTAAAGAAGGGTATATAGGAGAAGTAAGCCAAGCTCTTGGGAAGGCCTAGGACCTCTATGCCGTATATTGTGAGGAACGCAGTAAACGCCGCGAATGGAACATTGTAAGTGGTAATTGAGAGGATAGAGGAGATGAACCCCTTGTTCCTCAAACTTCCAACTCCCTTGACCTCCTTCTTGGTCTCCGGGAACTTGACACTCCACGACAGTATGAAGCCTAGGATAGAGAAGGGTACAAAAGCGAGAAATACGTCCTTGTACCCAGCTCTAGAAAGTACGTAGCTCTCAATTGAGGGACCTACTATTAGGCTAATACTCAAACTAGTCGAGTAAAGGGAGAGCAACCTCTCAGCCTGTTTCCTGTTGTCCACGAGTGAGGCAGAAGTTATGAGATTTGGCATTATGAGGCCAAAGGCCACTCCTGCCACAGCAGTCACTGCCCAGACTGTGACCGATGTAGAGAAGTAAAATCCTAACAAGAGAACCGTTATCGTGAAGTTAGAGATTATAAAGGCCTTTCTCCTTGTAGAGGAGGAAAGGCTTGGGTTAATGTACGACGTTGAAATAAGGGTGGTTAGGAAGATGAGGGCATCTATTACTCCCGCCATTAAGTTACTAAAACCAAATACGTACTTAGAAAGAGGAGATATTGTAGTAGTGACCATGTTATTGGTTGCCCTGTTTGCTATCGTTATCAAGGAGAGCGTCAACGCCATGTATACGAAAGACCTTTTGTCGCTCATGGTAATTTAAGTAGATAACACTGTTACTTAAAAAACTTCCCCTCAAGTTTAAATGAAATTAAAAAAAGATAACACGTTGAAAACGCTTAGGAGTTGCTGTACTCTTGGAGGTACTCCCTCCAGAAGGTGCCCTCCATTACGGGGCTTATTATTCTGATGTATGGACCGTAAACTAACGTGTCTACCGCTTCATCGTGAGTCCTCCTAGTCTCTGGTTCTAGCAGAACCCTTCCCATGCCGAACTGTAGAGCGTCAGCGTTGGCCCACTCTACGTGAACTACGTACTGCTGTGGAGTAGGTTTAGCCTCGGTAACTTGGTACTGAACGTTGTTGGGGTCTGGCTCAATTGAGCCAGGGCTCTCCAACAGTTCGTGGAAGCCCTTTGCTCCGAACTGGAAGCTCCCTATTCCTGAGACTCCTATCTCCTTCAGCACCATTGCGCCAAGGAAGCCTGGCGCCTTCTTCAGTAGCTTTAGAGTCTTCACAACTGCCTCCTCAAACTGCTTCTCCTTTCCAGGGATTACGGAGTGTTCCGCGAATGCGACTACCCTCTTCCCGTAGGGCTGTGATATGACCGGTATTTCCAATGGTTTGCCCTCAGCGAACTTCTTGCCCACTACAGCCGTGAAGTCGGTCATCTCGGTGTTGATAGGCATATCTGCGTAAACGATCTCGTAAATGGGCTCCCAAGGTCCCCATACCATTTGCGAGGCGCACGAGTAACATAGCCTGAACAAGTAGCTCCAGTTCTGCCTATGCATCTCCTCGTGGTCTTTCCAGTGCCTCCAGAAGGTGTACTGAAGTACCCTAACCGTACTGCTCTCCTTAGTCATGTCGGGCTTCGCGCCACCGTATCTCTGCCCAAAGGGGAGAACCCCTATCTGGATGTGGTTTTGGAATCCCACGAAGCCCGGATGCCTTGCTGTCACCATACATACCTTAGGACCTACTGAGGCGAACATCTCGAAGGTCTTTGGTTCGTTCTTGAGGTCTGCCATGTTTATTGCCACATACGGTCTAGCCATTTTTGTTCACATATATATACTCTTGTTTTACAGTTATTTAATTTTATTTAGTAAAAAGTATATATAGTATAAACAAGTAAAAGTAAGGGTTCTTGGGTAAATTATAATTCTGGGGAAACTAGAGATTTACCTTGTCCTCGGTCTCGGGATAATAGTGGGAAAGGATCTTCGATATGGCTTCCTTTGCCTTCTCCTCCACATCTCTAGGTTTAAGACCTAAGTAGATCCCAGCGTGATACCAGCTCTTCCCCTGAAAAGACCTCGAGAACAACGAGGCTAGGGAGACCTCGTCTACGTTAATTGGCTTCTCGTAGAAGTACTTCTCCGCTAGCAAGTGGATCGACTCCGAGGCCGTATTAAAGGCTATCTCCCCATTGAGGTAAGCTAAGATCTTCGCCTTGTGTATCTCCGCTAAATCCCCTGTACCAAGCGAAGGAGTTGCCAGAAGGATCTTTATTAAAGCGAGGGGATTAACGTTAAAGTAAACTTGATGTGAAGTCCTCAGAATCTTTTCCTTTAGTAGGATAGATAACGAGGACTCTAGCCTTTTGCCCTCTTTGGAAACCCCCTTCATTACTATTACGGAGTAGCCTCCTAAGCCTTCGTTTTTCCTCGACGCCAAGTAAACTGGAGTGTAACCGTTCTTGAGCCAGAACCCCAGAACCTTTACCTCGGCAACGAAAGAGGAGCCAATCCAGTCAATCCCAGCCCTTGCCCCTTCCTTCTCTATTTTCCTCAACAACGCAGAACCGTGACCCTGCCCTTGTAACCCAGGGACTACTGCTATCCTCATCACCCTCCAGCCCTTAAGTTTTCCGAAGTTTGCCGCCCTCATGTACTTGATTATCCTGTGAGGGATCAAGTTCCCCTCATTTCCTTCTGAGTGCATTATCGCCACAACTTCTTCTTCGTCCAGTCCGCCCTCTTCTACTACTTGTCCTATTGCGACGCCCGGGAGCTCCACGAAGACCCTCTGAAAGGCCAGGTCTCCCAGCACCATTAGGTCGTCAGGGGAGTTCCTGTAGTGGGCAGAAACTAGGACGCTGTAGACCTGGCGTAAGAACTCGTCGTTTGAGAACATCTCCTCCTGCGTTATTTCCCTCACTCCACCAGAGGCATTCACGTCTTCGGGCTCGGCGTCCAAAAGGAAAGCGTCGTACATTAGCCTTTCCAAGGGGTCGCCCTTGGCAAACCTTATGGGAAAGCTCAGCTTTACCATCTGGGTGGCGACCTTCAAGTTGTTCACGTATTTGAGGAAGGACTTGCCCGAACCCTCGTAACCGTGGACAGTAGTCACCAGGACCACTTTCTCCCACCTCCTCATTATGAGGTCTAGATTCTCTATGCCAAGCGCAGCTGCCTCATCAACCACTATCAGATCCCCGTCCTCATCCTTGGCGAGGTCTGGGGCCAACCACCTAAGTCTCGAGTTCCCTATCCTCAACGACATTACCTTCCCATCCCTCGATTCGTTGAGCTTCACCTTCACGTTAAACGCCTTGGCTCCTCTCAAAACCGCGTTTATGACCTCTGAAGACGAGTAGTACGATGGGGAGGTCAGAACAATCGATGCCCCCTCGTCCTGTTTCCTGACCATGAACCACGAGAGGGCTAGCCCAACAGCGAAGCTTTTCCCCCTCCCCCTCGGCGCAACCACTGAGAAGACCCTCTTGCCACCTTCCTCGACGAAGTTGAACTCCTCCAACACTTTAGCTTGGTCGTCGGTTAGGCACAACTCGTAGAGCCTCTTAGGTATGCTAAACCCTCCCTTCTTCTTAGGAAGGGACGTCTCAGCAGACGAGAAAGGGTTAACCCTCTCTTCGTTGTCGTCCACGTATATAACTCCCCTCCTAGTTTTAGCGAGCCTTATGAACCTCTCCTCAAATAGGTCCTTTACCGCTCCCTTCCTGGTCAAGGACGACTTGTAGAGCTTGTTTGCCTTAATGTCGTCTGAGTAAAGTAAAACAATCCCGCCCCCTCTGGCCATGTCGCTTAACCTCGCTACATAGTTGGGCCTAAAGTCGTCAACGGCATCGAGCACTACTACGTCGAAGGTGCTGCCCAAGTACCTCTCAGAGGAAGAGTAGTCTATGTCGACTAGCTCGCCGTGAAGCTTCTTGAACTCCTTAAGCCTTTCCTTACTGCCCTCGACCCAAGGATGAAAGGCATAGGCTACCGTGACGCTTTTGTTGAAGCCTAGGTACTCGTCAAGCACCTCCAGCGCCTTATTGAGGCTCTCCTTGCCTTGGAGGAAAAAGAAGTACCTATAGAACCCCTTCTTGGCGTCCTTGAACAGCTCAAGGAACTTCATAGATGGGCCTCTCTCCCCTTAAGGCAAACAACAAGTTCTTTACCGCCACCTCCGCCATCTTCTCCCTAGTCTCCCACGTGGCGCTGCCGAGGTGGGGCGTCAGTACAACGTTGTCGAGCTTTACTAGTTCGTTGTCCGCGCCAATAGGTTCCCTCTCAAAGACGTCAAGAGCCGCTCCCCTTATCCACCCCTCCTTGAGGGCCTTGACCAACGCCTTCTCGTCTACCACAGCGCCCCTTGAGGCGTTAATTAGGAATGAGCTTCTCTTCATCAGCCTTAGCTTTTCCTCGTTGACGAGGTGGTAGGTGGAGGGGTTTAAATCTACTGCGATCACCAGATAATCGGACTCCCTAAACAAGGTATCCACGTCTACGAACTCCCACTCTACGTCGTGGGGCCTCCTGCTGTTGTAGATAACCTTCATGTCAAACCCCTTTGCCCTCTTCGCCACTGCCATCCCAATCCTCCCCATGCCCAGAATGCCAAGAACCTTTCCGTGAACCTCAGTCCCCAACATGAACGTAGGGTACCAGGGGGTGTTCCACTTGCTCTCCCTGATCAGCCTATCCCCCTCTACTATTCTCCTGGCCACTGCGATTATGAGGCCGAAGATTAGATCGGCGGTGGCGTCGGTTAGGACCTCGGGAGTGTACGTCACGGTTATCCCCCTTTTCTTAGCGTACTGTACGTCTATGTGGTCATATCCTACGCTGTAAGTACTGATTACTCTTAGCCTAGGGGCTAGGTCGATGACCTCCCTGTCAACCCCCTCAGTTAAAGTCACCAGAATTCCGTC contains these protein-coding regions:
- a CDS encoding GNAT family N-acetyltransferase; this encodes MKFLELFKDAKKGFYRYFFFLQGKESLNKALEVLDEYLGFNKSVTVAYAFHPWVEGSKERLKEFKKLHGELVDIDYSSSERYLGSTFDVVVLDAVDDFRPNYVARLSDMARGGGIVLLYSDDIKANKLYKSSLTRKGAVKDLFEERFIRLAKTRRGVIYVDDNEERVNPFSSAETSLPKKKGGFSIPKRLYELCLTDDQAKVLEEFNFVEEGGKRVFSVVAPRGRGKSFAVGLALSWFMVRKQDEGASIVLTSPSYYSSSEVINAVLRGAKAFNVKVKLNESRDGKVMSLRIGNSRLRWLAPDLAKDEDGDLIVVDEAAALGIENLDLIMRRWEKVVLVTTVHGYEGSGKSFLKYVNNLKVATQMVKLSFPIRFAKGDPLERLMYDAFLLDAEPEDVNASGGVREITQEEMFSNDEFLRQVYSVLVSAHYRNSPDDLMVLGDLAFQRVFVELPGVAIGQVVEEGGLDEEEVVAIMHSEGNEGNLIPHRIIKYMRAANFGKLKGWRVMRIAVVPGLQGQGHGSALLRKIEKEGARAGIDWIGSSFVAEVKVLGFWLKNGYTPVYLASRKNEGLGGYSVIVMKGVSKEGKRLESSLSILLKEKILRTSHQVYFNVNPLALIKILLATPSLGTGDLAEIHKAKILAYLNGEIAFNTASESIHLLAEKYFYEKPINVDEVSLASLFSRSFQGKSWYHAGIYLGLKPRDVEEKAKEAISKILSHYYPETEDKVNL
- a CDS encoding D-glycerate dehydrogenase → MKVLVTRQLPGKWLDHLSSYVSVEIWDKEYPPPREWIIEHVRDKDGILVTLTEGVDREVIDLAPRLRVISTYSVGYDHIDVQYAKKRGITVTYTPEVLTDATADLIFGLIIAVARRIVEGDRLIRESKWNTPWYPTFMLGTEVHGKVLGILGMGRIGMAVAKRAKGFDMKVIYNSRRPHDVEWEFVDVDTLFRESDYLVIAVDLNPSTYHLVNEEKLRLMKRSSFLINASRGAVVDEKALVKALKEGWIRGAALDVFEREPIGADNELVKLDNVVLTPHLGSATWETREKMAEVAVKNLLFALRGERPIYEVP
- a CDS encoding MFS transporter; translation: MSDKRSFVYMALTLSLITIANRATNNMVTTTISPLSKYVFGFSNLMAGVIDALIFLTTLISTSYINPSLSSSTRRKAFIISNFTITVLLLGFYFSTSVTVWAVTAVAGVAFGLIMPNLITSASLVDNRKQAERLLSLYSTSLSISLIVGPSIESYVLSRAGYKDVFLAFVPFSILGFILSWSVKFPETKKEVKGVGSLRNKGFISSILSITTYNVPFAAFTAFLTIYGIEVLGLPKSLAYFSYIPFFTTSFLTRLFMTIRQFESLRLPLLVSIIITVVGLTGMVISPNYMIFIAFMALLGIPHGSIFPMSTIMIARATTTEERNAVNSYFLAYNNILFFVVPVAVGALSEVIGLRMSFLVLLIPVIASAITFFVVFWNDEIISKRV
- the acs gene encoding acetate--CoA ligase, coding for MSQQENLPFEERYYQPPYKALYKESMEYPEKFWHKMAQELEWFTPYEKVLNDSNAPFFRWFDGGKINVTYNALDRHLKERGNKVALIWENEKGENRSVSYLQLYNEVNKFAYALQQLGVKKGDRAVIYLPLMPELPIAMLALARIGAIHSVVFSGFSVQALVDRINDAKAKLVITTTHTLRRGKRVELKGIVDQAVEQTPSVEKVLVLKRDEEPKVNEKRDVIYQELTRRMSYKKVEPEETSATDPLFILYTSGTTGKPKGIFHLHGGYGLWTYLTTKWVFDLRDNDVFFNTADIGWITGHSYIVYGPLQNGATTLMYEGVPDYPAPDRWWELVEKYGVTVFYTSPTAIRTLMRYGEEWVKNHDLSNLRILGSVGEPINPEAWRWYFKNVGGSQLPIVDTWWQTETGGIMISATPGLGNYMLKPSANGLPLPGVDADVINEEGLPARAREKGYIVVKRPWPGMLAGVWNDPDRYIKTYWSKFQGLYYPGDYAVKDEDGFFYILGRADEVLKIAGHRIGTREIEDILISHPAVAESAVIGVPDPVRGEVAVAAVVLKQGHSPSEQLKKELEDYVKKNLGAIVVFKGIYFVTKLPKTRSGKIMRRLVRAVISGQTLGDTSTLEDEASVEELKKAIEEFAKEIREQQKL
- a CDS encoding sulfur oxygenase reductase family protein, which encodes MARPYVAINMADLKNEPKTFEMFASVGPKVCMVTARHPGFVGFQNHIQIGVLPFGQRYGGAKPDMTKESSTVRVLQYTFWRHWKDHEEMHRQNWSYLFRLCYSCASQMVWGPWEPIYEIVYADMPINTEMTDFTAVVGKKFAEGKPLEIPVISQPYGKRVVAFAEHSVIPGKEKQFEEAVVKTLKLLKKAPGFLGAMVLKEIGVSGIGSFQFGAKGFHELLESPGSIEPDPNNVQYQVTEAKPTPQQYVVHVEWANADALQFGMGRVLLEPETRRTHDEAVDTLVYGPYIRIISPVMEGTFWREYLQEYSNS